Below is a genomic region from Oligoflexus sp..
TCGCGGCTATCATCTGCCGGCGCTTTACGCGCCGCCCGGCATGTGGTCGTGGCGAAGTACCCGGGAGCAGCTGCTCAAGGGAGTCGATAATCCTGAAGAAAAAAAGGTTTACTATAACAACTGTCTCGGTCTTCCTTACGAGGATGCAGCAATCAAACCGCTGGATCCAGGTGATCTCAAAAACTGCATCGACCATTCATGGCCAACTGATCGGTTGCCAAGGGGCATCGGATACATCACAGCAGGCGTGGATACCCATCCGGATCACGTTGATATCGTGATCATGGGTTGGGGGCGTATGGGCGAAAGGTGGGTTATAGATCACCAGAGACTCCAGCGGGATTCCAATCATGAGGCCACTTGGCTGGAAGTCCACTGCCTACTGCAGCAGGAATTCCTGCATCACTCGGGAACCACGCTAAGAATCGCCGCCACCTGTATCGACACGGGTGGTCACAACACGGGCGCCGTCTATGATTTCTGTCGAGGCCGGGAACATGAATTCATCCTGGCGGTCAAAGGATCCAGCAACCGCTCGGCACCGATCATTGCAGCCGCCACATATAAAAAGGAGGCTGACATATTCCTCTTTCCCGTTGGAAAGCTCGCCACCCACGGCCGTCTTTTCTCCTCACTTGCGAGGTCCGTCAGAAAACTTGAGGAGATCAAAGCCGCCCAGAGGCGCGCAGTTGCCATGGAATATGCCGGTCCCGGCCTGATCCACTTCAGGCCAGGGCTCGACGATTCCTTTTTTAAAGAACTGACCATGCCCAAGGCCAAATGGGTTCGGCGCGATGGCAAGGATCAGCTCACCTATATGACGGTGGCTGGCATGGATGATCACGCGCATGACTGCATCCGCTATGCGGACGCCGCGCGAGAGTTCATGCATCAGGACATTGACGCCATCTGTGATCAGCTGGATGGGATCACGCGGGAGGGCACTGTATGACACTTGAGGAGCAGCTGGCATCAGTGCTGAAGGCCATAGCTGCCATTGAAGCGGGCGGCCAGGAGATTGACATCGAGGTGAACGAAAACCGGCGCCGGGTTGTCCGGGCAAAGCTAAAGGATCTTTACGATCGGGAGGCGAAGCTGAGGATGGCAATTAGAAGACGGGACGGCGGGAGCATTTATCATGTTCGATAAGGATGGAGACTCGCTATGGTCGAAATTGAAAGGAATCCTTAGCCACGGAATTCACTTTGAAACCCGGCAGGTCGATGAGCCGTACAGAACAGCATCCGGTGCCAGCATTCCGGATTGGAACCCGTCATCCTCAAATGCCGATGACGCGCTGCTTCCTTCTTTATCCGCTCTTCGCAATCAATCGCGGGATCTCGATCGCAATGAAAGCCTCGCGCGTGGCCCCATTGAAAACTACGTTACCAATGTCGTGGCGGATGGCCTAAGGCCGCAGGCCAGGATCGATCATGAGCTGCTCGGTATTTCCGAGGCAAAGGCCAGGGAGTTTGAACGAAAGGCCGAGCGGGTCTTTGAGCTTCACATGCGAAAGGACACGGCCGACTTTCATGGAAAGGCCAATTTTCAGACCATCCAGGCCCAGGTTCTGCGCGCGGCGCTGCTCGATGGGGACTGTCTTGTCATCCGTCGCCACAGGGAGCGCCCGCATGGGATCCTTCCCATCTGCGTGCAGCTGATCGAAGGGGCTCGGCTTCAAAACCCGGGTGTTATTAAAAGTCCAGGGATTGATATCAGGGAAGGGGTGGAGCTGGACAGCACAGGCATGCCGGTAGCCTATCACATCGCGAAGACCGGAGCCGATCATTTCCTTGGATCGGAAACCATGCGTGTGCCGCGCTTTGACAATTCCGGCTCGCCGACCGTCCTCCATATATTTTCCAAGCGTCTCCCTGAACAAAGCCGTGGCGAGCCGCTTCTGGCGCCGGTGATCAGGAAGTTCAAGGAGGTCTCCGATTACACCGAGGCCGAAATCAGGGCTGCTGTGGTCAACGCCTTTTTTGCGATCTATGTGACATCAGAAATGGGATCGGTGTTTGGCGATCGGGCAAACGCGCATCTTGCGCGCCAGGCTGAGGAAAAGCCAAAGGAGCGGAAGTTTCAGAAGTTTGGACCGGGTGGCCTCATGGTGGATCTTCTCCCAGGCGAGAAGGTTGACAACGGTGCTCCCGGGAGGCCAAACAGTAACTTTGATCCTTTTGTTCAGGCCGTCATCAAACAGATTGGTATTGGCCTAGGCCTTCCCTATGAAGTGCTTACCCAGCACTATAGTTCCTCTTACAGCGCAGCACGGGCTGCAATCCTGGAAGCCTGGAAGTCCTTTAAGGTCTGGCGATCATGGCTTGTGGCCGAGTTCTGTCAGCCCGCCTGGGAATGGGTGATATCCGACGCGATAGAGAGAGGACTCATTGATGCACCCGGGTTTGATGATCCACTGAAACGGCAGGCATGGCTTTCAACTCAGTGGGCCGGAACCGAGATGGGCTCGATTGATCCTCTCAAGGATGCAAAAGCGAATGAGGTTGAGGTCAACGCCGGCCTGCGCACACGGCGCTCGATATTGGAAAGTCAGGGGCGTGACTTTGACAAACATGTGCGGGACCATGAATCGGAAAGGCAAATCTTTCAGTTCTCTGAGCCTGAAACCTCAGGGTAATT
It encodes:
- a CDS encoding phage portal protein; its protein translation is MFDKDGDSLWSKLKGILSHGIHFETRQVDEPYRTASGASIPDWNPSSSNADDALLPSLSALRNQSRDLDRNESLARGPIENYVTNVVADGLRPQARIDHELLGISEAKAREFERKAERVFELHMRKDTADFHGKANFQTIQAQVLRAALLDGDCLVIRRHRERPHGILPICVQLIEGARLQNPGVIKSPGIDIREGVELDSTGMPVAYHIAKTGADHFLGSETMRVPRFDNSGSPTVLHIFSKRLPEQSRGEPLLAPVIRKFKEVSDYTEAEIRAAVVNAFFAIYVTSEMGSVFGDRANAHLARQAEEKPKERKFQKFGPGGLMVDLLPGEKVDNGAPGRPNSNFDPFVQAVIKQIGIGLGLPYEVLTQHYSSSYSAARAAILEAWKSFKVWRSWLVAEFCQPAWEWVISDAIERGLIDAPGFDDPLKRQAWLSTQWAGTEMGSIDPLKDAKANEVEVNAGLRTRRSILESQGRDFDKHVRDHESERQIFQFSEPETSG
- a CDS encoding terminase gpA endonuclease subunit, which produces MTKAYEFQSFASIKPVVSECLLPPEEISIREHAERNLYLPAGKNPFPGLVDFSKTPYLHEPLDALMPDNGVEKVVLMKGWQTGGTLSGLAWMLWVMDAAPAYMLIVQPNDELRKTFSQHRINPIIAHCSSLRERVEHEARRERLEKDSILTKSFPGGCLFLGTATSTSALRSHSFQYVMFDEVSAYPANTQKNGDPCGLAIGRTSAYEGRKKLFYVSTPSIAGQCRIEAEYLTTDQRKYFVPCLGCGHMQLITEAGMDFSMELPVFRCEKCHHAHLEQDKTEMLKLGEWRPTARPKTSNCRGYHLPALYAPPGMWSWRSTREQLLKGVDNPEEKKVYYNNCLGLPYEDAAIKPLDPGDLKNCIDHSWPTDRLPRGIGYITAGVDTHPDHVDIVIMGWGRMGERWVIDHQRLQRDSNHEATWLEVHCLLQQEFLHHSGTTLRIAATCIDTGGHNTGAVYDFCRGREHEFILAVKGSSNRSAPIIAAATYKKEADIFLFPVGKLATHGRLFSSLARSVRKLEEIKAAQRRAVAMEYAGPGLIHFRPGLDDSFFKELTMPKAKWVRRDGKDQLTYMTVAGMDDHAHDCIRYADAAREFMHQDIDAICDQLDGITREGTV